GGCGGGCGGCTGGGAGCAGGACCACCTCTACGGCGGGACCGAGGACGACACGCTGTACGGCCAGGGCGGCGACGACGTCCTGTCCGGCGAGATCGGGTCGGACCTCCTGGTCGGGGGCTTTGGCAACGACACCCTGGCGGGCGACGACTTCGGGGCCGAGCCGTGGCGCGACGTCATCTTCGGCGGGGCCGGGAACGACTACCTCCTGGGCAACGGCGGCAACGACGAGCTGTCCGGCGACCTCGGCTCCGACACGATCTATGGCGGCGACGGCAACGACACGATCTGGGGCGACGAGCGGTACGACCCCAACGGCGGCTGGGAGGGCGACGTCATCTTCGGCGGCGAAGGCGACGACACGCTCGCCGGCCAGGGCGGAAACGACTCCATATTCGGCGAGGGCGGGTCGGACGTCGTGTATGGGAACGAAGGCCACGACACGATGTACGGTGACTCCTACAGCCACACGGGGGTCGGCGGCGCCGACTGGATCTTCGGCGGGGGCGGGACCGACCAGCTCTACGGCGGCGGCGGCGGCGACGTCCTGTACGGCGAGATGGGGTCGGACTACCTCGTCGGGGGCGACGGCAACGACTACCTCTGGGGCGACAACCACGGCAACGCCTGGGGCGACGAGGGGGACGACACCCTCTACGGCGGCAAGGGCCGCGACGAGCTCTACGGCGAGGGCGGGCACGACCAACTCTACGGCGAAGACGGCGACGACTACCTGTTCGCCGGCTACTTCGACTCGCGAGAGACGATGACCGGCGGCTCGGGCGCCGACACGTTCGTGATCCTCCTGAGGGAGGACGGGCAGCTCGAAGACTACGTCCGAGACTTCGGGAGCGGCGACAGGAGGCACATCTTCCAGGTGCGTTCGTCGCTGACCGCCCAGTCCTCCGTCGCCCCGTCGGCGAAGTCCTCGGCCCCGCCCGAGCCGGTGGAGGCGGCCCTGGCCGAGCTGTATCGTCTGAGCGAGGGGCGCTCCAAGCGGGCCGGCGTCAGCTCGCTGTTCTCCTGACCGCGGCGGGAGGGACGCCGCGAGGCGTCCCTCCCCGATCGGCCCGGGGGCGTATCCCGGCCGCACCATCATCCTCCGTCCGATCTCAACCCCGACCCCGGACGCCGACATGAGCGAACGCACCATCTTCCTGGCCGCCGTCGAGATCCCCGACCCGGCCGCCCGCGCGGCCTACCTGGACGAGGCCTGCGGGGACGACGCGAGCCTCCGGGGCCGGGTCGAGGAGCTGCTCTCAGCCCACGACGCGGAGGGGAGCTTCATGGCCCGTCCGGCCGCGGAGCAATATCTGGAGGGGACCGTCTCCGGCTTCCCTCCCGACGCGGCGGATCCGGAGTCGAGCCTCGTGGGGACCCACCTCGCCGGCCGCTACGTGCTGGGACCGGAGATCGGCAGCGGCGGCATGGGGACGGTCCATCGGGCCGAGCAGCTCCGGCCGGTCAAGCGGTCGGTGGCCGTCAAGCTGGTCAACCCCGGGATGGATTCGCGGACGGTCCTGGCCCGGTTCGAGGCCGAGCGCCAGGCCCTGGCGCTGATGGACCACCCCAACATCGCCAAGGTCCTGGACGCGGGCGCGACGCCCGACGGCCGGCCGTTCTTCGTCATGGAGCTGGTCAACGGCGTCCCCCTCGGCCGCTACTGCGACGCGCGGCGGCTGGCCGTCGCCGACCGGCTCGACCTCTTCCGCCAGATCTGCGGGGCGGTGCAGCACGCCCACCAGAAGGGGGTCGTCCACCGCGACCTCAAGCCGTCGAACGTCCTGGTCGAGGACCACGGCGGCAGGCCGACGCCGAAGGTCATCGACTTCGGGCTGGCCAAGGCCGTCGGCGGGACCGTCCTCACCGAGGAGACCCTGTTCACCGCCCACGGCTCGATCGCCGGGACGCCGCTCTACATGGCCCCGGAGCAGACGGGTCCGGCCGCCGGCGACGTCGACACCCGGGCCGACGTCTACGCGCTCGGGGCGATCCTCTACGAACTCCTGACCGGGACGACGCCCATCGATCGGACCCTCCTCAAGCGGACCGCGCTGACCGAGGTGCTGCGGGTGATCCGGGAGGACGACCCGCCGGCCCCGAGTCGTCGGCTGGCCTCGGGCGACCCCCTGCCGACCGTCGCCGCCGACCGCCGGACGGATCCGGGCCGGCTCGTCCGGCTGGTCCGCGGGGACCTCGATTGGGTCGTGCTGAAGGCCCTGGAGAAGGACCGCGGCCGGCGCTACGAGTCGGCCGACGCGCTCTCGGCCGACGTCGAGCGGTTCCTGAACCACGAGCCCGTCTCGGCCGGCCCGCCGACCGCCGTCTACCGGGCGCGCAAGTTCGTCCGCCGGAACCGGACGGCGGTCTTCGCCGCGGGGCTGGTCCTGCTCGCGCTGGTGGCGGGGATCGTCGGGACGACCTGGGGGCTGGTCCGGGAGGCCGCCCAGCGGGGCCGGGCCGAGCGGGCCACCGACCGGGCGTTCCAGGCCCTCGACGTGCTGACCGAGGACGCGCTCGAAGGGCTGCTCGGCCGGCAGGCGTCGTGGGGCGACCGCGAGCGGGCGTTCCTCGGGCGGGTGCGCGACCAGTTCGAACGGCTGGCGGCGGCCGAGGGTGACGCCGACGCGATCCGGCGCGTGCGAGCCGCCGCCCGGCTCCGGCTGGGTTCGATCCAGGCCCTCTTCGGCGACGCGAAGGCCGCCGAGGCCGACTACCGCGCGGCGATCGACGCGTTCGGCCGGCTGGCCGATCGGTCCTCCCGGGCCAACGCGGCCCAGGCCGGCCGGCGGCTCGGCGACCTTCTGGAGACGCACGGCCGGCCGGCCGACGCCCAGGCCGAGTTCGCCCGCGCGGCGGCCGCTTACGACCGGCTGACGGTCGAATTTCCGGCGGATCCGGCCTACCGTCTGGGGGCCGCCCTGGTCCGGAACGACGCCGGGTGGGGCCGCATCGAGATGGGCGCGTTCGAGGCCGCCGAGGACGACTGCCGCGACGCCGCCGCACGGCTCGGCGAGCTGGCCACGGCCGATCCGACCAACCTCCTCTACCCCTCGGAGAGGGCCCGCGCCCTGCACAACCTGTACACGGTCCTCCGCCGGACCGGCCGGGCGGCCGAGGCCGCGCGGACGCTCGACGAGGCCGTGACCCTGCTCCGGGAGGCCGACGCCCGGGGCAAGGACCCGCGGATCAAGCTCGCCCTCGGCAAGGCCCTCCAGAGCCGGGTCGCCCTCCTCATCGACGGCGGCGACCTGGCCGGGGCCGAGCCGATCCAGCGCGAAGTGATCGCCCTCCACGCCGCGCTCGCGGCCGACTACCCGGCCGCACCCGAGCATCGCCACGAGCTGGCCCGCGGGCAACTCAACCTGGGCATGCTTTACGTGAGGCTCGGCCGGCCCGAGGCGGCCGTCGCGGCCTATCGGGACGCAGCATCCACGACCCTGCGGCTGAGCGACGATTTCCCTGCGGTGGCCCCATACCGGCAACTGCTCGCCCGCGCCCGGCTGAACATGGCGGAGCAGTTGGCGCTCGAAGACAAGAACGAGGAGGCCGAGGCGTTGCTGGCCGCGGCCCTGCCGTTGGTCGAGCGGCTGCATGCCGAGGCCCCCGGGTCGCCGGCATACCTGACCGGCCTGGTCGCGACCCTCGTCCGGATGGGGGCGGTGGCCGAGGCCCGGAAGGACTATCCGCGGGCCTTGGCCTACCTGGAGCGGGCCGACCGGCTCCGGGCCGAAACGCCCGGCCTCCTGGCCCGCGACCCGGCCGGGCCCCTGGCCGAGGAATCGCTGCTCACCTACCTGTCGCAGGTCCGACTCGACCTCGGGGACCACGCGGCGGCGGTCGTCTCGGCCGACGAGCTGGCCGGGCTCGCGGGGCCGAACAAGGCGCTCAGCGCCTACAACGCCGGCTGCTATTATTCCCGCGCCTCGGCCCTGGCGGCGAAGGACCCGGCCCTGCCGCCGGATCGCCGGTCCGCCCTGGCCGAGGAATACGCTTTGCGGGCCGTCGCCCACCTTCGCACGGCCTTCTCGCGGGGCTTCCACGACAGGGACCTGATCACCAACGACGCCGACCTGGCCCCGCTCCGGGATCGACGCGACTTCCAGGACGTCATGACCCGCCTGCCCCCCGTGCAGGCGGATCGACCGGCCGACGCCCCGGATCGCCCTCGATAGGCGGCCGCGCGCCATGCGGCGTCAGGCCCCGGCCGAGGGCTCGTCGCGCGGTCGGCGGGGACTCGACTCGCGGACCGGGACCGCGACGGACGGCCGGCGCTCGACGATCGGCTCGCCGAGGCGGATGTGGGGCGTGGGGGAGTGCGACGGGAAGGTCGGCGCCGCGACGGCGGTGGTCATCGCGACGGCGTCGATCGTCTCGGCCCCGAGCCGGTCGAGCGCCGCGCCCAGGCGTTCGACGCGGGTCGACAGCAGGTCGTTGAACACCATCGCCGCCACGCCCACGGCCACGCCGAAGGTCAGGGGGCCGAGCGCGTCGGCCAGCGCGGCCGCGGAGGGCGACGCGTCGCCGGCCTGGCGCAGCAGCCGGTCGGCGGCCATCAGCGCCCCCAGCAGGCCCAGCAGCGGGGCCAGGACGGCGATCCGCCGCAGCGTGTCGACGTTGCGCCGGAGCTGTTCCGACTCCCAGCGATGCGCGAGACCCACCGCGCGCTCCAGGTCGGCCGCCGGCCGTCCCCAGCGGCGGACCGCGGCCAGCGCGACGCGAGCGGCGGGGCTGGGGTGCATCTCGCAGTAGTCGAGCGCCTTGCCGCCGTCGAGCCGGCCCTCGTGCAGACGGTCCAGGAACCGGACGAGGAAGTCGTTCGGGATCACGGCCCGCCGCCGCAGCCGGAAGAGCCGCTCCAGCGTCACGCAAGCGCCCAGCACGACGCAGGCCCCGAGCCCGCCCCAGGCCATCCGCTCGCCCGGCGGCGTCCGCTCATACCAAACCAGCACGTCGCCCGCCGCCCTCGCCAGCCTGCGCTGGACCTCCACGGACAGGTCGACGCCCGCCTCGCCCCCGAACGCCGCCGGCGCCGCCGCCAGCAGCACGATCCCGATCAGGCCCGACGCGACGGCCGGCCCGCGACGACTCATCAAGCTCATGGACGGGTTCCTTCCCTGGGACGTGGATGGTGTGTCGGCCTCGATCCTGGAGAGCCTTCTCCCGGCGGGAGAACGACGATCGCGGCCCGGCCGCTCACGGCTTCGTCCCGTGCTCGGCGAGGACCGCCGCGCGGCGGGCCTGGGCCTCGGCGGCGCAGGGATCTTCGGGGAATCGAGTTTTCAGGCGTTCATAGGTCTCGGCGGCCTCGCTCCATCGTCCGAGGCGTTCGTAGACCTTGCCGGCTTCGAGCAGGGCGGCGGCCTGGCGGCGCGGGGCGTCGTACAGGACGTCGACCTTGAGGAACTCCTTGAGGGCCTGGAGGAACTGCTCCTCGTGAAAGTACGCCTCGCCGCGCATGAGCTGGGCCTGGGCCGCCAGGTCGCCGGCCTTCCGCGAGTCGATCACCGCCTGGAAGGCGGCGCGGGCGTCGTTGGGCCGGGCCAGGCCCAGCAGCGCGCGGCCGCGGGCGAACTCGACCGGGTCGCGGGCGGCGGCGACGGTGATCGTCCCCTTGAGGCCGTCGGCCTCGTCGAGCGCGTCCTGCCAGCGCTTCAGGCCGAGCAGGCACTGCACGCGGCGCTCGCGCGCCAGCCGGAGCAAGTCCGGCGGGTCGCCGGCCGCGGCGGGCGCGGCGATCAGCTCGGCCAGGAGCTTCTCGGCGGGCTCGAACTGGTCCTGACGCAGCGCGGCCTCGGCGCGGAGGAGGCGGGCCTCGCGGATGCGGGGGCTCGCGGGGGCCTCGGCGATCAGGCGGTCGAGCGTCGCGGCGGCCCGCGGCCAGTCGCCCAGCTCGATCCGCGCCCGGCCGAGGCGGTAGAGCACGTCGGGCGCGAGCCGCTCGGCGAGCTTCGGCGCGGCGGGGCCCTCGGCGTCGACCAGCGGCGCGAGCAGCCGCACGACCTCCGCGTAGTCCTTCTTTTCGTTGGCCGACTCGGCGAGGTTGAACCGCGCGTCGGCCGCGAGCGGGCCCTCGGGGAAGGCGGCGAGCAGCTCGGCGAAGCTCCTGTCGGCCTCGTCGACCTTGCCGGCGTCGATCAGGGCCCAGCCTCGCTCGGCGAGCAGCGCGTCGATCGGCTGGCCGATCGCCTTGAGCCGCGCGCGGGCCTCGTCGCCGTCCAGGAGCTTGCCGAGCAGGTCGGCGGCGTCTTGCGGCCTGTCCTTCGCCAGCAGCCGCGCGCGGGCCAGGGCGGCGTGCAGGGCCGCGTCGAGCTTCGGGGCGCGGGCCTCGACCTGCTCGTAGGCCGCGAGCGACTCGTCGACCTTGCCCGAGGCCTCGACCGACCGGGCGCGTTCGAGGGCCAAGGCCGCGGCCTGGGACTCGTCGGCCGTGCGGGCGAGGATCGCGTCGAACGCCTTGGAGGCCGCCGCGGCGTCTCCTTGCTTCGCCAGGGCGCGGGCCAGTCCCAGCTCGGCCCGCTCCTTCAGGGCGGCCGGGAGCTTGGCGTCGGACGACTCGGCGAGCGGGCGGAACTGCTCGACGGCCTTCGGCAGGTCGCCGGCCTCGGCGAGGGCCTCGGCCAGGCGAAGGCGCGCCGGGGGGAGCGCGGGGCTTTCGGGGAATCGGGTCGCGAGCCGGCCGACGGCCGCGACGGCCTCGTCGCGCTTGCCCTGGCCCAGCAAGGCGGCCGTCTCGTGGGCGAGGGCGTGGTCGGCGACCTGGCCGTCGGGGGCGGCTTCGAGGTAGCGTTCGAACTCGGCCGAGGCCTCGGCGAATCGGCCGGCGTCCAGGTTGGCGCGGCCGAGGAGGAATGCGGCGTCGGCCGCCGTCTCCTTCTTCGACGACTTCGCCAGCGTCGCCAGCATGGCGTCGGCCTGCTCGCCCTTGCCGACGCCGCGATAGGCCTGGGCCAGCTCGTAGCGAGCGGCGTCGACGACCTCGGGCGAGGCTTCCGGGGGCTTCGACCCGTCGCCCAAAAGTCGTTCTAAGACGGCGATCGCGGCCTCGGGACGCTTGGCGGCCGTCGCGGCCTTCGCCTCGACGAGCTGGACGTCGGGGAGGAGCTTGCTGGCGGGAAACTTCGCGGCGAAGCCCTCCGCCAGCTTCTCGGCGGCGTCGTGATCGCCGGCCTCGTGCGCCAGCCGGACGGCCTCGAGCCAGGCGTCGTCGGCCCAGGGGTCGGACGGGGCCGTCTCGGCGACCTGCAGGAACCGCGCCCGCGCCTCGGGGCCGCGGCCGAGCGCGCGGAGGGCCTCGGCCGACCGGTAGAGCAAGGCCGGTGCGAGCGGCGATTTGGCGGCGCGGGGGACGGCGGCGTCGAGGATCTTCAGCGCGTCCTCGGCGCGGTTGCGGCGGAGGTCGACGCTCGCCGCGTCGAGGCTCGCCTCGATCGAGGCCGGCTCGGCCGCGTCGGCCGCCAGCGGGCGCAGGAGGTCGGCGGCCTCGTCGAGCCGGTCCAGCCGCATCAGGGCCTGGGCGCGGCGGAGCCGGGCCTCGGACTGGAGCGGGCCCGCGGCGGCGACCTGCGCGAGCGACTTCTCGGCGGCGTCGAACCGGCCGGCGGCCAGCTCGATCTTGCCGACCTGGAGCCGGGCCTTGTCGACCCACTCGGGCGGGTTGCGGCGGATCAATTCCGCCAGGACGTCGAGCGCCGGCTGGGGCTCGCCGGTCGCCGCGAGGGCCCGGCCCAGGCCGTAGCGGGCGCGGTCCGCCAGCCGAGCGTCCGGGAATCGCTTCAACGATTGTTCATAAGCGAGCCGGGCGGTCCCGGGGTCGTCGAGCGCCGAGAGGACGTCGCCCAGGTAGGTCCAGGCCGTCTCCAGGTTGGGGTGGTCGCCGGGCGTGGACGTGAACCGTTCCAGGGCCTCGCGGGCGGCGGGGAGGTCGCCGATCATGTACGACAGCTCGCCCAGCCGGTACCAGGCCGTCCGCGCCCGGGGATGCGCGGGGGCGCGGCGGATGAACTCCCGGAAGGCCTCGCGGGAATCCTGGTAGCGGCCCTGGAGCAGCCGGGCGCTCGCCAGGCCGAAGCGGGCGTCGTCGCCGTCGGGGGGTTGCGGGTCGGATTCCAGGAACTTCGCGTACTCGTCGGCGGCCAGGTCGTACTTCCGCTGGCGGAACAGTCCGTGCGCGAACCGCAGCGGCTCGGGCATCCGTCGCGCCGGCTCGGCGGGCTCCTGGCCGAGGGCGAGGCCGCCCATCGCGAGCGCGAGCAGCAGCGCCCACGCCGTGCGCCGGCTTTCGTGGCGTCGCCGCAGGCCTGCGGCCGTCCCGCCCTCCGTGTTCGAGACGAGGGAGACCAAAAGCCCCTCCCTTGCCCGGTCTCGCCCGATTCCAACGAACGAGCCCCGGGAGTACGTACTAGCTTCCGGGCGTAAAGTCACCATAATCGGGAACGACGGCCCGCCCCGCCCGGTCCCCCGCCGGCTCAGTCGCCGCGATGCACCCTGATTATCCTCGGTC
The DNA window shown above is from Paludisphaera mucosa and carries:
- a CDS encoding MotA/TolQ/ExbB proton channel family protein, with amino-acid sequence MSLMSRRGPAVASGLIGIVLLAAAPAAFGGEAGVDLSVEVQRRLARAAGDVLVWYERTPPGERMAWGGLGACVVLGACVTLERLFRLRRRAVIPNDFLVRFLDRLHEGRLDGGKALDYCEMHPSPAARVALAAVRRWGRPAADLERAVGLAHRWESEQLRRNVDTLRRIAVLAPLLGLLGALMAADRLLRQAGDASPSAAALADALGPLTFGVAVGVAAMVFNDLLSTRVERLGAALDRLGAETIDAVAMTTAVAAPTFPSHSPTPHIRLGEPIVERRPSVAVPVRESSPRRPRDEPSAGA
- a CDS encoding tetratricopeptide repeat protein; protein product: MVSLVSNTEGGTAAGLRRRHESRRTAWALLLALAMGGLALGQEPAEPARRMPEPLRFAHGLFRQRKYDLAADEYAKFLESDPQPPDGDDARFGLASARLLQGRYQDSREAFREFIRRAPAHPRARTAWYRLGELSYMIGDLPAAREALERFTSTPGDHPNLETAWTYLGDVLSALDDPGTARLAYEQSLKRFPDARLADRARYGLGRALAATGEPQPALDVLAELIRRNPPEWVDKARLQVGKIELAAGRFDAAEKSLAQVAAAGPLQSEARLRRAQALMRLDRLDEAADLLRPLAADAAEPASIEASLDAASVDLRRNRAEDALKILDAAVPRAAKSPLAPALLYRSAEALRALGRGPEARARFLQVAETAPSDPWADDAWLEAVRLAHEAGDHDAAEKLAEGFAAKFPASKLLPDVQLVEAKAATAAKRPEAAIAVLERLLGDGSKPPEASPEVVDAARYELAQAYRGVGKGEQADAMLATLAKSSKKETAADAAFLLGRANLDAGRFAEASAEFERYLEAAPDGQVADHALAHETAALLGQGKRDEAVAAVGRLATRFPESPALPPARLRLAEALAEAGDLPKAVEQFRPLAESSDAKLPAALKERAELGLARALAKQGDAAAASKAFDAILARTADESQAAALALERARSVEASGKVDESLAAYEQVEARAPKLDAALHAALARARLLAKDRPQDAADLLGKLLDGDEARARLKAIGQPIDALLAERGWALIDAGKVDEADRSFAELLAAFPEGPLAADARFNLAESANEKKDYAEVVRLLAPLVDAEGPAAPKLAERLAPDVLYRLGRARIELGDWPRAAATLDRLIAEAPASPRIREARLLRAEAALRQDQFEPAEKLLAELIAAPAAAGDPPDLLRLARERRVQCLLGLKRWQDALDEADGLKGTITVAAARDPVEFARGRALLGLARPNDARAAFQAVIDSRKAGDLAAQAQLMRGEAYFHEEQFLQALKEFLKVDVLYDAPRRQAAALLEAGKVYERLGRWSEAAETYERLKTRFPEDPCAAEAQARRAAVLAEHGTKP
- a CDS encoding serine/threonine-protein kinase, with product MSERTIFLAAVEIPDPAARAAYLDEACGDDASLRGRVEELLSAHDAEGSFMARPAAEQYLEGTVSGFPPDAADPESSLVGTHLAGRYVLGPEIGSGGMGTVHRAEQLRPVKRSVAVKLVNPGMDSRTVLARFEAERQALALMDHPNIAKVLDAGATPDGRPFFVMELVNGVPLGRYCDARRLAVADRLDLFRQICGAVQHAHQKGVVHRDLKPSNVLVEDHGGRPTPKVIDFGLAKAVGGTVLTEETLFTAHGSIAGTPLYMAPEQTGPAAGDVDTRADVYALGAILYELLTGTTPIDRTLLKRTALTEVLRVIREDDPPAPSRRLASGDPLPTVAADRRTDPGRLVRLVRGDLDWVVLKALEKDRGRRYESADALSADVERFLNHEPVSAGPPTAVYRARKFVRRNRTAVFAAGLVLLALVAGIVGTTWGLVREAAQRGRAERATDRAFQALDVLTEDALEGLLGRQASWGDRERAFLGRVRDQFERLAAAEGDADAIRRVRAAARLRLGSIQALFGDAKAAEADYRAAIDAFGRLADRSSRANAAQAGRRLGDLLETHGRPADAQAEFARAAAAYDRLTVEFPADPAYRLGAALVRNDAGWGRIEMGAFEAAEDDCRDAAARLGELATADPTNLLYPSERARALHNLYTVLRRTGRAAEAARTLDEAVTLLREADARGKDPRIKLALGKALQSRVALLIDGGDLAGAEPIQREVIALHAALAADYPAAPEHRHELARGQLNLGMLYVRLGRPEAAVAAYRDAASTTLRLSDDFPAVAPYRQLLARARLNMAEQLALEDKNEEAEALLAAALPLVERLHAEAPGSPAYLTGLVATLVRMGAVAEARKDYPRALAYLERADRLRAETPGLLARDPAGPLAEESLLTYLSQVRLDLGDHAAAVVSADELAGLAGPNKALSAYNAGCYYSRASALAAKDPALPPDRRSALAEEYALRAVAHLRTAFSRGFHDRDLITNDADLAPLRDRRDFQDVMTRLPPVQADRPADAPDRPR